The DNA sequence CTAGCTAAATTTGTATCCACGGCTATCCCCTCAGCTCTCTGGAGGAGGCTCCCAGGGCTAGCTGGCCCTGAACAGCACGTACAGCACAGGCAGAGTGGCCATAAATGTCACACAGGTGACCAGTGTGCTGTAGATGGTGTTCCTGTTGACCTGAGCTTCAAGCTTCTGCTCCATGTCTGATAGTGCCAAGATCACGCTCCCCTGCTCCAGCAAGGAGCCAGGCAGGGCCCTGTCTGCTGGCCCCAGCAGGCCTGGATGTGCTGCAGCCTTCGCAAGCTGAACCACCTCAGCCGTTTGGCTGAAAGTCTTTTCCAAGCCATCAAGCCGCTCTCGTAAACCCTCTAAACATGAATGGACCTGCCTGGAATGGCTGAGCTGCTCTTTCAAGGCAGCTGAAAGGacatctgtgtctctgtctcgGGTGGGGGAAGTACCTGCCTGGGTCCCAGAGCTCAGCCCGGAGCCAGCTTGTACCAGGCCCCTTAGGTCCACCATGAGGTCGTGGAGGTCCCTCTGCTGGAGGGAGTAGCTGGATGCCTGTTCTCGGATGGCCTCCTGGAGGCTCACAGGCCCCTTCTGCGCCTCTAAGAGCAAGGCCTTCAGCTCCTGTAGCCGCACACGGTTCACATAGGTGGAGCCAGCCACACCAATCAAGGCCCCCAGAACTGACCCGATGAGGGACCAGTTCTTGGTCCTCTCAGCTCGAGTGCGCTCCTTCTCGTGACTTTCCCGCACAGccgcagagaagagggagaactTCTCTCGCTCAGAGTCTTCAGCACGCAGATAGGTTGCACGAAGCCTCTTCTCCTCCTGCAGAACCAAAGCAGTGTTATACAGCAGCAATGTGGCCCCACCGTTGGAGCTGCCAGCAGACGTCCCTGGGGCTCAGCCTCATGCCTGGCGCAGACTGCATGCTCAATAAACCcgctgaatgaatgaaggcagCATAAACATGGTCAGGTGCAGGAAGCAAAGGAATTGGGGGCAGTCAAGATGAGCAATGCTACCTTCCTACCCAAGCAGTGCTGGGTCTGACCAGACACGCACTGATGACTACAGAATGTGTCCATCAGAAGGAAGTGTCTGGCCCCCTCTAGGccagtcccctcctccctggtgcTCCCTCCTCAGCAATCTGGGATCTGGGGCCCAGATTATACTGCCCTGGACTACTGACCCCAGTACTCCAAGAGAAAGTGGGTGGACAGGCTCTGGAAGCCTGGGGCCCAGAGCTTCTGGTTTACATCTTCACCAGATCTCTGACCACCAGACCAGTCAGGTTCCCACCTTGCCCCTTGATGATGTGCCAGGCTAGGGTCCCTATCCAATGAGGAAGGGCTGCCTTCTGAGTGCCTACTTGCAGCAGCCGGTGCTCCAGCGTAGCCAGTTCTAGGTACTGGATATCCTCTCTGGAGATGCGGTCCAAGCggtccctcacctccttcagctTGGCCTGGTGAACTTCCAAGTCCTCCCGAGCCTCTCGCACAAGCCCTCGAGCCACCATGAACACTTTCTCTGCCTGCAGAGAGAACAATGGAggctgtctgccccttccctccacacCCACACACGCTCAGCTCTATTCCCAACAAGGCTGTGGCTGAGGTGAGTGGGGTGTCAGTGCAAAGGGTGGAAAAAAAGAGTCCTTCAGACACAAAATCCTGGCTCGCCCAGTAGTCCTCAAAGTGCAGCCCTGGGCCACACCCATCAGAATCACTGGATTTATCCATTCAAGTGGAAATAACATGCCCCTGAGAAACTTGAAAAAAGCTAACGCTCCACACAAAACCCAGCCAATCCTAGTCGGATACAAGCCACGGAAAGGAACCTAGGTTCCTAAACTGTTTCACGCACGCACGCTACCTTATCTTCGCCTCTTGACGATGCCACAAGAGGCATTGCTGTGGCCTCCATTTTAC is a window from the Leopardus geoffroyi isolate Oge1 chromosome A2, O.geoffroyi_Oge1_pat1.0, whole genome shotgun sequence genome containing:
- the CCDC51 gene encoding mitochondrial potassium channel isoform X4, yielding MVARGLVREAREDLEVHQAKLKEVRDRLDRISREDIQYLELATLEHRLLQEEKRLRATYLRAEDSEREKFSLFSAAVRESHEKERTRAERTKNWSLIGSVLGALIGVAGSTYVNRVRLQELKALLLEAQKGPVSLQEAIREQASSYSLQQRDLHDLMVDLRGLVQAGSGLSSGTQAGTSPTRDRDTDVLSAALKEQLSHSRQVHSCLEGLRERLDGLEKTFSQTAEVVQLAKAAAHPGLLGPADRALPGSLLEQGSVILALSDMEQKLEAQVNRNTIYSTLVTCVTFMATLPVLYVLFRAS
- the CCDC51 gene encoding mitochondrial potassium channel isoform X3, translating into MPALAELTFWEAEKVFMVARGLVREAREDLEVHQAKLKEVRDRLDRISREDIQYLELATLEHRLLQEEKRLRATYLRAEDSEREKFSLFSAAVRESHEKERTRAERTKNWSLIGSVLGALIGVAGSTYVNRVRLQELKALLLEAQKGPVSLQEAIREQASSYSLQQRDLHDLMVDLRGLVQAGSGLSSGTQAGTSPTRDRDTDVLSAALKEQLSHSRQVHSCLEGLRERLDGLEKTFSQTAEVVQLAKAAAHPGLLGPADRALPGSLLEQGSVILALSDMEQKLEAQVNRNTIYSTLVTCVTFMATLPVLYVLFRAS
- the CCDC51 gene encoding mitochondrial potassium channel isoform X1, whose translation is MDASPGRADILGDLLMTGRSTVFAMQHVLGAPRVVWRGLLGRDLFMARTLCSPGPSQPREKRPEEVALGLYRRLTALGRALGHDIHQRASSTATTWWERYEEFVGLNEVREAQGNVTEAEKVFMVARGLVREAREDLEVHQAKLKEVRDRLDRISREDIQYLELATLEHRLLQEEKRLRATYLRAEDSEREKFSLFSAAVRESHEKERTRAERTKNWSLIGSVLGALIGVAGSTYVNRVRLQELKALLLEAQKGPVSLQEAIREQASSYSLQQRDLHDLMVDLRGLVQAGSGLSSGTQAGTSPTRDRDTDVLSAALKEQLSHSRQVHSCLEGLRERLDGLEKTFSQTAEVVQLAKAAAHPGLLGPADRALPGSLLEQGSVILALSDMEQKLEAQVNRNTIYSTLVTCVTFMATLPVLYVLFRAS
- the CCDC51 gene encoding mitochondrial potassium channel isoform X2, encoding MTGRSTVFAMQHVLGAPRVVWRGLLGRDLFMARTLCSPGPSQPREKRPEEVALGLYRRLTALGRALGHDIHQRASSTATTWWERYEEFVGLNEVREAQGNVTEAEKVFMVARGLVREAREDLEVHQAKLKEVRDRLDRISREDIQYLELATLEHRLLQEEKRLRATYLRAEDSEREKFSLFSAAVRESHEKERTRAERTKNWSLIGSVLGALIGVAGSTYVNRVRLQELKALLLEAQKGPVSLQEAIREQASSYSLQQRDLHDLMVDLRGLVQAGSGLSSGTQAGTSPTRDRDTDVLSAALKEQLSHSRQVHSCLEGLRERLDGLEKTFSQTAEVVQLAKAAAHPGLLGPADRALPGSLLEQGSVILALSDMEQKLEAQVNRNTIYSTLVTCVTFMATLPVLYVLFRAS